Proteins encoded together in one Canis lupus familiaris isolate Mischka breed German Shepherd chromosome 25, alternate assembly UU_Cfam_GSD_1.0, whole genome shotgun sequence window:
- the OR9S16 gene encoding olfactory receptor family 9 subfamily S member 16 (The RefSeq protein has 1 substitution compared to this genomic sequence) — protein sequence MPSHSNENLSKVYIQDFVLEGFGGGLETQALLFTLFLALYMVTLLGNILMIIIITLDARLHSPMYFFLKNLSFVDLCYSSVIAPNALANFFSSSKVITFAGCATQFFFISLMATTECFLLGVMAYDRFMAICSPLRYPSTMCQSACTRLVLGAYCGGCFNSVVQTSFTFHLPFCSSNHINHFFCDVPPLLQIACGNTAINELLLFGICGLIIVGVTFVILISYGYITVTILRMGSGAGRHKIFSTCGSHMTAVTLFFGTLFVMYAQPGAIESMEQGKVVSVFYTLVIPMLNPLIYSLRNKDVKEAVQRLGQKHTVM from the coding sequence ATGCCATCCCACAGTAATGAAAATCTCTCTAAGGTCTACATTCAAGATTTTGTGCTGGAGGGATTTGGGGGTGGCCTGGAGACCCAGGCGCTACTCTTCACTCTGTTTCTGGCCCTGTACATGGTGACTCTTCTGGGGAACATCCTCATGATCATCATAATTACCCTGGATGCCCGCCTGCACTCCCcaatgtacttcttcctcaagAACCTCTCCTTCGTGGACTTGTGCTACTCATCTGTCATTGCCCCCAATGCACTGGCCAACTTCTTCTCCTCATCCAAGGTCATCACCTTTGCAGGATGTGCCACCCAGTTTTTCTTTATCTCCCTTATGGCAACCACTGAATGCTTCCTCCTGGGtgtcatggcctatgaccgcttcATGGCCATCTGTAGCCCTTTGCGCTACCCGAGCACCATGTGCCAGTCTGCCTGCACTCGCCTGGTGCTGGGTGCCTACTGTGGAGGCTGCTTCAACTCTGTTGTGCAGACCAGCTTCACATTCCACCTCCCATTCTGCAGCTCCAACCACATCAACCACTTCTTCTGTGATGTGCCCCCTCTGCTCCAGATCGCCTGTGGCAACACGGCCATCAATGAACTTCTCTTGTTTGGCATCTGTGGGCTCATCATTGTGGGTGTGACGTTTGTGATCCTCATCTCCTATGGCTACATCACAGTGACCATCCTGAGGATGGGATCAGGAGCTGGGAGACGCAAGATCTTCTCCACCTGTGGCTCCCACATGACTGCAGTGACTCTCTTTTTTGGGACTCTCTTTGTCATGTACGCCCAGCCAGGAGCAATTGAGTCCATGGAGCAGGGCAAGGTGGTCTCTGTCTTCTACACGCTGGTCATCCCAATGCTCAATCCTCTCATCTACAGTCTGCGAAACAAGGATGTGAAGGAGGCTGTGCAGAGGCTGGGCCAGAAACACACAGTCATGTGA
- the OR9S25 gene encoding olfactory receptor family 9 subfamily S member 25: MPSHSNGNHSKVYFQDFVLEGFAGGLETQALLFAVFLALYMVTVLGNLLMIIVITLDARLHSPMYFFLKNLSFVDLCYSSVIAPNALANFFSSSKVITFAGCATQFFFLSLLATTEGFLLGVMAYDRFMAICSPLRYPTTMCQSACTRLVLGAYCGGCFNSVVQTSFTFHLPFCSSNRINHFFCDVPPLLQIACGNTAINELLLFGICGLIIVAVTIVILISYGYITVTILRMGSGAGRRKIFSTCGSHMTAVTLFFGTLFVMYAQPGAIESMEQGKVVSVFYTLVIPMLNPLIYSLRNKDVKEALRRLGQKHTAM; encoded by the coding sequence ATGCCATCCCACAGTAATGGAAACCACTCCAAGGtctactttcaagattttgtgcTGGAGGGATTTGCAGGTGGCCTTGAGACCCAGGCCCTGCTCTTTGCTGTTTTCCTGGCCCTGTACATGGTGACTGTCCTGGGTAACCTCCTCATGATCATCGTTATCACCCTGGATGCCCGCCTGCACTCCCcaatgtacttcttcctcaagAACCTCTCCTTTGTGGACTTGTGCTACTCATCTGTCATTGCCCCCAATGCACTGGCCAACTTCTTCTCCTCATCCAAGGTCATCACCTTTGCAGGATGTGCcacccagtttttctttttatccctgcTGGCCACAACTGAAGGCTTCCTCCTGGGTGTCATGGCCTACGACCGCTTCATGGCTATCTGTAGCCCCTTGCGTTACCCCACCACCATGTGCCAGTCTGCCTGCACTCGCCTGGTGCTGGGCGCCTACTGTGGAGGCTGCTTCAACTCTGTTGTGCAGACCAGCTTCACATTCCACCTCCCATTCTGCAGCTCCAACCGCATCAACCACTTCTTCTGTGATGTGCCCCCTCTGCTCCAGATCGCCTGTGGCAACACGGCCATCAATGAACTTCTCTTGTTTGGCATCTGTGGGCTCATCATAGTGGCTGTGACGATTGTGATCCTCATCTCCTATGGCTACATCACAGTGACCATCCTGAGGATGGGATCAGGAGCTGGGAGACGCAAGATCTTCTCCACCTGTGGCTCCCACATGACTGCAGTGACTCTCTTTTTTGGGACTCTCTTTGTCATGTATGCCCAGCCAGGAGCAATTGAGTCCATGGAGCAGGGCAAGGTGGTCTCTGTCTTCTACACGCTGGTCATCCCAATGCTCAATCCCCTCATCTACAGTCTGCGAAACAAGGATGTGAAGGAGGCCCTGCGGAGGCTGGGCCAGAAGCACACGGCCATGTGA